A window of Phycobacter azelaicus contains these coding sequences:
- a CDS encoding alpha/beta hydrolase gives MEFPYVTLRNRTGSAESGETYGDERSDLKAGHCEVGKVDLGVLSPLAEVTPAFMREELLRVKNVREMEPAAVLDGLEASAGARGPAIYVHGYYISFEKGCRRAALLQQNAELEGRFLWFSWPSDGSAAFYTHDEADLYWSVPDLADTIIKLEQRFGTMNVDVVGHSLGARGVVLALYEVASRQPDIRLGHVVLLAPDMDFDIFARMLPRIEPIVDSLTVYVASGDKPLALSRQVHGYPRLGEAGNDVSRIKGVEVIDLSDLPGNSPTGHLYHIYSPDVGADLQQLLNEGKLAGERSGLVAQSDNLWTFSLVAQD, from the coding sequence ATGGAGTTTCCCTATGTCACCTTGCGAAACAGAACAGGCTCGGCTGAGTCGGGTGAAACCTATGGTGATGAAAGGAGCGACCTCAAGGCAGGGCATTGCGAGGTTGGCAAAGTTGACCTCGGCGTTCTGTCCCCTCTTGCTGAGGTAACACCGGCATTCATGCGCGAAGAATTGCTACGCGTAAAGAATGTCCGGGAAATGGAGCCCGCCGCCGTTCTTGACGGGCTTGAGGCGAGTGCGGGAGCGCGTGGCCCAGCGATCTACGTTCACGGCTATTATATCAGCTTTGAGAAAGGCTGCCGACGCGCGGCGCTTTTACAGCAGAACGCAGAGCTGGAGGGGCGGTTCCTTTGGTTCAGTTGGCCCTCGGATGGATCTGCTGCCTTCTATACCCATGACGAGGCAGACCTTTACTGGAGCGTACCCGATCTGGCTGACACGATCATCAAGCTGGAACAGCGTTTTGGAACAATGAATGTTGATGTGGTCGGGCACAGTCTTGGTGCGCGTGGCGTGGTGCTGGCGCTCTACGAGGTTGCCAGCAGGCAGCCCGATATCCGGCTGGGGCATGTCGTGCTCCTGGCCCCGGATATGGATTTCGACATTTTCGCCCGAATGCTGCCCCGCATCGAACCCATCGTGGACAGCCTTACCGTCTATGTCGCGTCCGGTGACAAACCGCTTGCCCTTTCCAGGCAGGTTCATGGGTATCCTAGGCTTGGCGAAGCGGGAAATGATGTTTCCAGGATCAAGGGCGTAGAGGTGATCGATCTCAGTGATCTGCCGGGCAATAGCCCGACCGGGCACCTTTATCACATCTACAGTCCTGATGTTGGCGCAGATCTGCAGCAGCTCCTGAACGAAGGAAAGCTGGCGGGCGAGCGTAGTGGCCTGGTGGCGCAGAGCGACAACCTGTGGACGTTCAGCCTGGTCGCGCAGGATTAA
- a CDS encoding FadR/GntR family transcriptional regulator, protein MSSSLRSAPIEPIKQKVLELIKSGSLPADGKLPTERVLSENFDVSRRSVRLALDSLEQQGLVWRKQGKGTFAGQPADPTADLAAKIAGETNALQVMEARLCIEPELAALCARRMGPDELARLRRLAQRQFESSGPEAIELWDGAFHRLIAQCARNRPLLTAFALLDKIRENPDWIRIRARARSEPSLEVSNCEHITIIEAIAAGDPDLARTAMRDHLTTRFDALRDEMGPSDSSWETELIDLDNGK, encoded by the coding sequence ATGTCGTCTTCACTTCGTTCCGCACCCATAGAACCCATCAAACAGAAGGTTCTTGAGCTGATTAAATCAGGCAGCCTTCCCGCTGACGGAAAATTGCCGACCGAGCGGGTTCTTTCCGAGAATTTCGATGTCAGTCGCAGGTCTGTTCGTCTGGCCCTCGACAGCCTTGAACAGCAGGGACTTGTCTGGCGCAAACAGGGCAAAGGCACCTTCGCCGGACAGCCTGCAGACCCAACGGCAGACCTGGCGGCCAAGATCGCCGGAGAAACCAATGCGCTTCAAGTGATGGAGGCGCGTCTGTGCATCGAGCCGGAGCTCGCCGCCCTCTGCGCCCGCCGCATGGGCCCGGATGAGCTTGCCCGACTGCGCAGGCTTGCGCAGCGCCAGTTTGAATCGAGCGGCCCCGAAGCGATCGAACTTTGGGATGGCGCGTTTCACCGCCTGATCGCGCAATGCGCCCGCAACCGCCCCTTGCTGACGGCCTTTGCCCTGCTGGACAAGATACGTGAAAACCCCGACTGGATCCGGATCCGGGCCAGGGCCCGAAGCGAACCATCGCTGGAAGTGTCCAACTGCGAGCACATCACCATTATCGAAGCGATTGCGGCAGGTGACCCTGACCTCGCACGCACGGCCATGCGGGACCACCTGACAACGCGGTTTGATGCGCTAAGAGATGAAATGGGCCCATCCGACAGCAGCTGGGAAACAGAGCTGATCGATCTGGACAACGGCAAATAG
- a CDS encoding acetamidase/formamidase family protein, with translation MLHELNASPETCHWGFFDAQHPPAMTINSGEEVVINTVSGGPDMLPGGSFHVPSELLDIHAAGLPGMPGHILTGPVAVEGAMPGDVLQVDVLDIQLRQDWGYNMVRPLAGTLPLEFPNRVKTILPLDATRQVAQLPWGKALPLNPFFGVMGVAPPPEWGRISTIEPRSHGGNIDNKELTAGSTLYLPVYTEGALFSCGDGHAAQGDGEVCITAIETALQGRFRLTLRRDIALDYPQAETPTHYITMGMHPSLDVCAEMALRQMITVACARLGISREEAYMLCSLAGDLRITQTVNREKGVHMMMPKAQLVRASDH, from the coding sequence ATGCTCCATGAACTCAACGCCTCCCCGGAGACCTGCCACTGGGGTTTTTTCGACGCGCAACACCCACCCGCCATGACTATAAACAGTGGCGAGGAGGTGGTGATCAATACGGTCTCTGGCGGGCCGGACATGCTACCGGGTGGCAGTTTCCACGTGCCGAGCGAGCTGCTCGACATCCACGCCGCCGGGCTGCCGGGGATGCCGGGGCACATTCTGACCGGACCTGTGGCCGTAGAAGGGGCGATGCCCGGCGATGTGCTTCAGGTCGATGTTCTTGACATTCAGCTGCGACAGGATTGGGGCTACAACATGGTCCGCCCCCTAGCGGGAACCCTGCCGCTGGAGTTTCCAAACCGGGTAAAGACCATTCTGCCGCTCGACGCGACACGTCAGGTGGCGCAATTGCCCTGGGGCAAGGCGTTGCCGCTCAACCCTTTCTTTGGCGTGATGGGGGTTGCACCGCCGCCGGAGTGGGGGCGTATCTCGACAATCGAGCCCCGCAGCCACGGCGGCAACATCGACAACAAGGAACTCACGGCGGGCAGCACCCTTTATCTGCCGGTCTACACTGAGGGCGCGCTGTTTTCGTGTGGCGACGGCCATGCGGCACAGGGCGATGGCGAGGTCTGCATCACGGCTATCGAGACCGCCTTGCAGGGCCGTTTTCGGCTGACCCTGCGCCGGGATATCGCTTTGGACTACCCCCAGGCCGAAACACCTACGCACTATATCACCATGGGGATGCATCCCTCCTTGGATGTCTGCGCTGAAATGGCCCTTCGTCAAATGATCACAGTAGCATGCGCCCGTCTCGGCATCAGCAGGGAAGAAGCCTATATGCTGTGCAGCCTAGCTGGCGATCTTCGTATTACCCAGACGGTCAATCGTGAGAAAGGCGTGCACATGATGATGCCAAAGGCACAACTGGTACGCGCCTCGGATCATTAA
- a CDS encoding BCCT family transporter — MSDNTDIDETTGIPAPEGASELIDTDYEIGQDNIETQIGPVGLDIHNPVFLISGLSVVVFVIYALLAPQQAADFFGWLRPTLTSTFDGFFLSAANIFVLFCLVLVVSPYGSVRLGGAEATPDYGYAGWFAMLFAAGMGIGLMFFGVLEPAYYFGTPWGDEPLGAVRPFTEDGALIPENVDAARRMALAATSYHWALHPWAIYAIVALALALFSYNKGLPLSIRSAFYPILGERVWGWWGHTIDIVAVFATLFGLATSLGLGAQQANAGLEYVYGIPSNVTVQVILIIGITAVALVSVLRGLDGGVKVLSEINMIVAIALLLFVLFTAGAVGIFVDFGKTLAAYAQELIPLSNPFGREDDGYREGWTAFYWAWWISWSPFVGMFIARVSRGRTVREFITCVLIIPSVVCIFWMAVFGGTAINDMIANVDASAVKANVIDAYKPELSLFAMLDGLPLAAITSTVGIVLVIVFFVTSSDSGSLVIDTITAGGKIDAPVPQRVFWCTFEGLVAIVLLIGGGLGSLQAMVISTGLPFTVVLLVMCWCIFKGLMQEHKHI; from the coding sequence ATGTCCGATAACACCGACATAGACGAAACCACAGGGATACCGGCGCCCGAGGGCGCTTCGGAACTTATCGACACCGATTACGAAATCGGTCAGGACAATATCGAAACGCAGATCGGGCCGGTCGGCCTCGACATTCACAATCCGGTTTTTCTGATTTCGGGTCTGAGTGTAGTGGTTTTCGTGATCTATGCGCTGCTTGCCCCGCAGCAAGCGGCCGATTTCTTTGGTTGGTTGCGCCCGACACTGACATCAACATTTGACGGGTTCTTCCTGTCGGCCGCGAATATCTTTGTTCTATTCTGCCTTGTTCTTGTCGTTTCGCCCTACGGTTCGGTCCGTTTGGGCGGCGCTGAGGCGACACCGGATTACGGTTATGCGGGCTGGTTCGCGATGCTCTTTGCTGCCGGTATGGGTATCGGGCTTATGTTCTTTGGCGTCCTGGAACCGGCCTATTACTTTGGCACCCCTTGGGGGGATGAACCATTGGGGGCTGTGCGCCCGTTCACCGAAGATGGTGCCCTGATACCGGAGAATGTGGATGCCGCCCGGCGAATGGCGCTTGCGGCGACCTCCTATCACTGGGCGCTGCATCCTTGGGCGATCTACGCGATCGTCGCACTTGCCCTTGCACTTTTCAGCTACAACAAGGGGCTGCCGCTTTCGATCCGTTCGGCCTTTTACCCGATCCTCGGGGAACGTGTCTGGGGTTGGTGGGGTCACACGATCGATATCGTTGCGGTCTTTGCGACACTCTTCGGACTTGCGACCTCGCTGGGTCTGGGGGCACAACAGGCGAATGCAGGTCTGGAGTATGTCTACGGCATCCCGAGCAACGTAACCGTTCAGGTCATCCTTATCATTGGCATCACGGCTGTTGCGCTGGTATCTGTGCTGCGGGGTCTTGATGGCGGGGTGAAGGTCCTGTCCGAGATCAATATGATCGTGGCCATCGCGCTGCTGCTCTTTGTGCTATTCACAGCCGGCGCAGTTGGGATCTTTGTCGATTTCGGCAAGACGCTTGCGGCCTATGCGCAGGAGTTGATCCCGCTCTCCAACCCCTTTGGCCGCGAGGATGATGGCTATCGCGAAGGCTGGACTGCGTTCTACTGGGCGTGGTGGATTTCCTGGTCGCCTTTCGTCGGCATGTTCATCGCTCGTGTGTCGCGTGGCCGCACTGTCCGCGAGTTCATCACCTGCGTGCTAATCATACCATCTGTGGTCTGCATCTTCTGGATGGCCGTTTTTGGTGGCACCGCAATCAACGACATGATCGCAAATGTCGATGCCAGCGCGGTGAAGGCCAATGTGATCGACGCCTACAAACCGGAATTGTCCTTGTTTGCAATGCTGGATGGGCTTCCTCTGGCCGCGATTACGTCAACCGTCGGTATCGTGCTGGTGATTGTTTTCTTCGTCACATCCTCGGACTCCGGCAGCCTTGTGATCGACACGATCACCGCCGGTGGCAAAATCGATGCGCCGGTGCCACAGCGCGTATTCTGGTGCACCTTTGAGGGCCTGGTGGCCATCGTACTGCTGATCGGCGGCGGGCTCGGCTCGTTGCAGGCGATGGTCATATCAACCGGCTTGCCTTTCACCGTTGTACTGCTGGTGATGTGTTGGTGCATCTTCAAAGGTCTGATGCAAGAGCATAAGCATATCTGA
- a CDS encoding ABC transporter permease: protein MNDASAPVSADATLGGASENRVWKKFRAHRSALLGGILVVFFILIAILAPILPIPDPAATDWGAVRKAPSAAHWMGTDEIGRDVLSRLVWGAQASLLAGVVSVGIALALGVPLGILAGYFGGWIDAVISRCTEALLAAPFLILAIALAAFLGPSLTNAMIAIGISATPIFIRLTRGQVLNVRSEDYVDSALAIGLPTPKILRRYILPNVLPPILVQATLTIATAIIAEASLSFLGLGQQAPAPSWGSMLNTAKNFLNQAPWMALWPGISIFLVVLGFNLLGDGLRDALDPREH from the coding sequence ATGAACGATGCCTCAGCCCCTGTCTCTGCCGATGCCACACTGGGCGGCGCTTCTGAAAACCGCGTCTGGAAAAAGTTCCGCGCGCATCGCAGTGCCCTTCTTGGTGGCATCCTCGTCGTCTTCTTTATCCTGATCGCGATCCTGGCGCCGATCTTGCCGATCCCGGATCCGGCAGCAACAGATTGGGGCGCAGTGCGCAAAGCGCCCTCCGCGGCCCATTGGATGGGGACGGATGAGATTGGTCGCGACGTCCTGTCCCGCCTTGTCTGGGGGGCGCAGGCCTCATTGCTGGCGGGCGTGGTCTCGGTCGGCATCGCACTGGCGCTCGGCGTGCCACTGGGCATTCTTGCTGGGTATTTCGGCGGCTGGATCGATGCCGTTATCTCGCGCTGCACCGAGGCGCTGTTGGCCGCACCCTTCTTGATCCTCGCCATCGCACTGGCGGCCTTTCTCGGCCCGTCCCTGACCAATGCCATGATCGCCATCGGCATCTCGGCAACGCCGATCTTCATCCGCCTGACACGTGGGCAAGTTCTGAACGTGCGGTCCGAGGATTACGTCGACAGCGCCCTTGCGATCGGATTGCCCACACCCAAGATCCTGCGGCGCTATATCCTGCCCAATGTTCTGCCGCCGATCCTGGTTCAGGCAACGCTGACGATTGCCACCGCGATCATCGCAGAGGCCTCTCTTTCCTTCCTCGGACTAGGCCAGCAGGCACCGGCACCAAGCTGGGGATCCATGCTGAATACGGCCAAGAACTTTCTCAACCAGGCGCCCTGGATGGCGCTCTGGCCAGGTATCTCCATCTTCCTGGTCGTCCTCGGTTTCAACCTTCTCGGCGACGGTCTGCGCGATGCGCTGGACCCCCGCGAACATTAA
- a CDS encoding alpha/beta hydrolase, which translates to MINRYLAKTIGPVSVPCLLLGLLFFAASLTPSLLPRGPDLQGILGGLVTAIGYLIGQIIALGWQAADLPRLSGRPAKVLVALISIPLFAFYFWVFGSSLSWQNDIRQKMGMEPADALHLATLLPLAIATFAVAFAMGRLVASLFRLIRARFYRIMPPRRANVLGVVAVILILFIVSRDGIFDRVVTGLDESYEAAQELFQDAPARPTTARMTGSATSLIDWTAMGKYGREFVTSGPDAQDITAFTGKPALDPIRVYVGRANGDTPRERAELALAELIRQGAFEREVLIVASPTGTGWIDPGLQDPVEYMHGGDIATVVAQYSYLQSPLALILETNTGLEQATALQDVVHGYWKTLPSDDRPRFYVNGLSLGAWSSMHATNMFRLLDDPIDGAFWAGPPFSSDFWNYVQKRRTPGSPWVQPTIGDGSLIRYASHTANGSKAASDWGAMRIMFLQYSSDPVVFYDPYSLWRAPPWMNDPPAADVSDDLVFIPIVTQFQLALDLALSFGAPPGHGHAYHAQDYIAPWVEVTAPEGWSPQDTEQLKAHCNLGYQMGCANSQR; encoded by the coding sequence ATGATCAATCGGTACTTGGCAAAAACAATCGGCCCAGTCTCCGTCCCCTGCCTTCTGCTTGGTCTGTTGTTCTTTGCGGCCTCTCTGACCCCGTCACTGCTCCCCCGTGGCCCGGACCTGCAAGGCATACTCGGAGGGTTGGTCACCGCGATCGGATACCTGATCGGGCAGATTATCGCGCTAGGCTGGCAGGCGGCCGATCTGCCGCGCCTGTCGGGACGCCCTGCAAAGGTGCTGGTTGCGCTGATCTCGATCCCGCTCTTTGCATTCTATTTCTGGGTCTTTGGCTCCAGTCTCAGCTGGCAGAATGACATACGGCAAAAGATGGGCATGGAGCCCGCGGATGCGCTCCATCTCGCGACACTCCTGCCGCTTGCCATTGCGACCTTCGCAGTGGCCTTCGCTATGGGCCGACTTGTCGCTTCGCTGTTCCGCCTGATCAGAGCGCGGTTCTATCGCATCATGCCCCCACGGCGCGCAAATGTTCTTGGCGTTGTTGCGGTGATATTGATACTGTTTATCGTCTCCCGCGACGGGATCTTTGACCGCGTAGTGACCGGCCTCGACGAAAGCTATGAAGCTGCGCAGGAGTTGTTTCAGGACGCCCCCGCGCGACCGACCACCGCCCGTATGACAGGGAGCGCGACCTCGCTGATCGACTGGACAGCGATGGGCAAATACGGCCGTGAATTCGTGACCTCGGGCCCCGACGCGCAAGACATCACGGCCTTCACCGGAAAGCCCGCATTGGACCCGATCCGCGTCTATGTCGGGCGTGCCAATGGCGATACTCCGCGCGAACGGGCGGAACTCGCACTGGCAGAGCTGATCCGGCAAGGGGCCTTCGAACGCGAGGTTCTCATTGTCGCAAGCCCTACAGGCACAGGCTGGATTGATCCTGGTCTGCAGGACCCTGTCGAATACATGCACGGCGGGGACATCGCGACAGTCGTCGCGCAGTATTCCTATCTTCAGTCCCCCCTCGCCCTGATCCTTGAGACAAACACCGGACTGGAGCAGGCAACCGCATTGCAGGACGTTGTTCATGGCTACTGGAAGACACTGCCCAGTGATGACCGACCCCGCTTTTACGTCAACGGACTCAGCCTCGGAGCCTGGTCCTCGATGCACGCGACGAATATGTTCCGATTGCTCGACGATCCCATCGACGGAGCGTTTTGGGCCGGACCGCCCTTCTCGTCCGACTTCTGGAACTACGTTCAAAAACGCCGCACTCCCGGCTCACCCTGGGTTCAGCCGACCATCGGAGACGGGTCCTTGATCCGCTACGCGTCACACACGGCTAATGGTTCCAAGGCTGCGTCAGACTGGGGTGCCATGCGGATCATGTTCTTGCAGTACTCCAGCGATCCGGTCGTCTTTTACGATCCTTATTCGCTGTGGCGCGCACCACCCTGGATGAACGATCCGCCGGCCGCGGACGTGTCAGACGACCTCGTTTTCATCCCGATTGTGACACAATTTCAACTGGCGCTCGATCTTGCATTGTCCTTCGGTGCGCCGCCCGGCCACGGACATGCCTATCATGCACAGGACTATATCGCGCCCTGGGTTGAGGTGACCGCCCCTGAAGGATGGTCACCGCAAGACACGGAGCAACTGAAAGCGCATTGCAACTTGGGATACCAAATGGGCTGCGCCAACAGCCAGCGCTGA
- a CDS encoding DUF1028 domain-containing protein translates to MTWSVIARDPADGAIGLIVASRFFACGAAVPFVGPTVAVASQAFCNPVWGTEGRARLAAGESAQDVLADFVARDQGQAIRQAHMMDAQGRFAAHTGCDCVNWAGHLIADDHSVAGNMLTGPQVIEATSEAYQKHANLPFAERLITAMRAGEAAGGDKRGRQAAGLIIHRGEDHAWLDIRADDHSDPLEELARLWDVAQERYVHFARGMPGRTNFSGFPTREGIDADIADAEAKRIAEGRASRSKAVDK, encoded by the coding sequence ATGACCTGGTCCGTGATAGCCCGCGATCCTGCGGATGGAGCAATCGGTTTGATTGTGGCCTCCCGTTTCTTTGCCTGCGGCGCGGCGGTCCCATTCGTAGGGCCGACCGTGGCCGTCGCCTCGCAGGCGTTCTGCAATCCGGTATGGGGCACCGAGGGGCGCGCACGTCTGGCAGCCGGTGAATCCGCCCAAGATGTGCTGGCCGATTTCGTCGCCCGCGATCAGGGGCAAGCCATACGTCAGGCTCATATGATGGATGCGCAAGGTCGTTTTGCTGCGCACACAGGCTGCGACTGCGTGAACTGGGCCGGGCATCTGATTGCAGATGATCACTCAGTTGCGGGAAACATGCTGACTGGGCCGCAGGTAATCGAAGCCACCTCTGAGGCCTATCAAAAGCACGCCAACCTGCCCTTTGCCGAGCGGCTCATCACCGCCATGCGAGCTGGCGAGGCCGCGGGGGGCGACAAACGCGGCCGCCAGGCAGCGGGCCTGATCATTCACCGGGGCGAAGATCACGCCTGGCTGGACATTCGTGCTGACGACCACAGCGACCCACTGGAGGAATTGGCCCGTCTTTGGGATGTCGCGCAGGAACGCTACGTGCATTTTGCCAGAGGCATGCCCGGACGCACCAATTTCTCGGGATTTCCCACACGCGAAGGAATAGATGCTGACATCGCAGATGCGGAGGCAAAACGCATCGCGGAAGGGCGAGCCAGCCGATCTAAAGCGGTGGACAAGTGA
- a CDS encoding FecCD family ABC transporter permease gives MGRFRLTLMGGAALLVALILLSVLYGTTAIPLAEVFAAIPSGLGWTESEPTPMGRIIFDLRLPRALFSAIIGAGLGIVGVVLQTTTRNDLADPFLFGLSSGAAAGAVLVITVTGDVLGIWTLPLAAFCGGIVASAIVLMLVRRLRTSAPEKLILAGLAVSFLFAAITNYLIFAGDSRAAHSVIFWMLGGLGLSRWQTFPLVLAGLSMIFAYALYRRRWLDALLAGDVTAISLGVPAHRLRMMMFFVSALATATFVSVAGVIGFVGLMVPHLARGLVGPLHTHLLPTAALIGAILLTASDILSRLLLAPQELPVGVVTTSLGAFFVFALLLGKHARH, from the coding sequence GTGGGCAGATTTCGCCTCACGCTGATGGGAGGGGCGGCCTTGCTGGTCGCCCTCATCCTGCTGTCCGTGCTTTATGGCACGACCGCCATTCCTCTGGCGGAGGTTTTTGCCGCAATACCCTCTGGACTTGGCTGGACAGAATCGGAGCCGACCCCGATGGGGCGCATCATCTTTGATCTGCGGCTGCCGCGTGCTCTGTTCTCTGCGATCATTGGGGCTGGCCTCGGAATCGTTGGTGTGGTTCTACAGACCACGACTCGCAATGATCTTGCAGATCCTTTCCTGTTTGGCCTGTCCTCTGGCGCTGCCGCCGGCGCGGTTCTTGTTATCACCGTGACCGGTGATGTGCTGGGCATCTGGACCCTGCCTCTCGCGGCCTTCTGCGGCGGCATCGTGGCCTCCGCAATCGTGCTGATGCTGGTACGGCGCCTTCGCACCAGTGCCCCCGAAAAGCTGATTTTGGCGGGGCTGGCCGTCTCTTTCCTGTTCGCGGCCATAACCAATTACCTGATCTTCGCCGGAGACAGCCGCGCGGCCCATTCTGTAATCTTCTGGATGCTTGGCGGGCTGGGCCTGTCACGCTGGCAAACCTTTCCGCTGGTCCTCGCCGGCCTCAGCATGATCTTTGCTTATGCGCTCTACCGTCGTCGCTGGCTGGACGCGTTGCTTGCCGGAGATGTAACAGCCATCAGTCTCGGCGTGCCTGCCCACCGGTTGCGCATGATGATGTTTTTCGTGTCGGCTCTTGCGACCGCAACATTCGTCTCCGTGGCGGGGGTGATCGGGTTCGTCGGGCTGATGGTGCCCCATTTGGCGCGCGGATTGGTAGGCCCGCTGCACACGCACCTCTTGCCAACTGCGGCCCTGATCGGGGCCATACTTCTGACGGCTTCTGACATCCTGTCCCGTCTGCTCCTTGCGCCGCAGGAGCTTCCTGTCGGTGTGGTCACGACATCTCTGGGCGCATTTTTTGTTTTTGCTCTGCTCCTTGGCAAACATGCGCGACACTGA
- a CDS encoding gamma-glutamyltransferase family protein has translation MSDFTTRPEIRGTFGAVTSTHWIASTVGMSILEKGGNAFDAAVATGLTLQVVEPHLNGPGGDMPAIFHSAKTGKTEVLCAQGPAPAAATIEYYKAQGLTLIPGSGLLATVVPGAFDGWMLMLRDHGSLSLREVMAPTISYARDGHPVLPRVANTIAGLADYFADEWPSSAAVWTPGGQAPEPNALFKNPDLADTYQRLVELAETAGDNREQQIDAARHEWREGFVADAIFDYLQDAYVMDVSDKKHSAVLAPEDLKSWRATYEAPLSYEYEGWTVHKTHAWSQGPVMLQGLAILKGFDLGAMDPFGVEFVHTVTEAMKLAYADREAYYGDPAQSEIPMDYLLSEEYNSERRKLITDQASTEQRPGRVPGFEHLADAYIERSARDFNVGPVAAQEPTMSHLTEKRGDTVHLDVIDRWGNMVAATPSGGWLQSSPVIPGLGFPLNSRAQMFWLEEGLPTSLAPGRRPRTTLTPSLAEKDGTQLVFGTPGGDQQDQWQLIWFLRFVHWGMELQQCMDAPLFHSMHFQGSFFPREVRPAEMMVEPAFGEAVIGELRDRGHNVVVADPWTVGRLTAALREPDGMLRAAATPRLMQAYAVGR, from the coding sequence ATGTCCGACTTCACTACACGGCCCGAGATCCGTGGCACCTTCGGGGCCGTGACCTCGACCCACTGGATTGCCTCGACCGTAGGCATGAGCATTCTGGAAAAGGGAGGGAATGCCTTTGATGCAGCAGTGGCAACGGGGCTGACACTGCAGGTGGTCGAGCCGCATCTGAATGGTCCCGGCGGCGATATGCCGGCCATCTTCCACTCAGCCAAGACCGGCAAGACGGAAGTGCTGTGCGCGCAAGGCCCTGCCCCTGCAGCGGCCACAATTGAGTACTATAAAGCGCAGGGCCTGACCCTGATACCCGGTTCAGGCCTGCTGGCCACAGTGGTGCCGGGTGCTTTTGACGGTTGGATGCTGATGCTGCGTGATCACGGATCGCTCAGCCTGCGCGAGGTGATGGCCCCTACGATTTCCTATGCGCGTGACGGACACCCCGTCTTGCCCCGTGTGGCAAACACCATCGCGGGACTCGCCGACTACTTTGCCGATGAATGGCCCAGCTCTGCCGCCGTCTGGACACCGGGCGGCCAGGCGCCCGAACCCAATGCACTGTTCAAGAACCCGGATCTGGCCGATACCTATCAACGCCTTGTCGAGCTTGCAGAGACCGCAGGCGATAACCGTGAACAGCAGATCGACGCCGCACGTCATGAATGGCGCGAGGGGTTCGTCGCCGACGCCATCTTCGACTACCTGCAGGACGCATATGTCATGGATGTGTCGGACAAGAAACACAGCGCCGTGCTTGCACCCGAGGATCTGAAGTCATGGCGCGCCACCTATGAAGCTCCTCTGAGCTACGAATACGAAGGCTGGACCGTTCATAAGACCCATGCCTGGAGCCAAGGGCCCGTCATGCTACAGGGTCTTGCGATCCTCAAAGGGTTTGATCTGGGTGCGATGGACCCCTTTGGCGTGGAGTTCGTGCACACCGTGACCGAAGCGATGAAGCTGGCCTACGCCGACCGCGAAGCCTATTACGGCGATCCCGCTCAAAGCGAGATCCCGATGGATTATCTGTTGAGCGAGGAATACAACAGCGAGCGCCGCAAGCTGATCACGGACCAGGCCTCGACCGAGCAACGCCCGGGGCGGGTGCCGGGGTTCGAGCATCTGGCCGACGCTTACATTGAACGTTCTGCGCGCGACTTCAACGTTGGGCCGGTTGCAGCGCAAGAGCCGACCATGTCGCACCTGACCGAAAAGCGGGGCGACACCGTGCATCTTGATGTGATCGACCGCTGGGGTAACATGGTGGCCGCAACACCGTCCGGGGGCTGGCTGCAAAGCTCTCCGGTGATCCCCGGTCTTGGCTTTCCCCTGAATTCGAGGGCGCAGATGTTCTGGCTTGAAGAGGGCCTGCCAACTTCGCTGGCGCCGGGACGCAGACCCCGCACTACGCTGACTCCCAGCCTGGCCGAAAAAGACGGCACCCAGCTGGTGTTTGGCACACCGGGCGGCGATCAGCAGGATCAGTGGCAGTTGATCTGGTTCCTGCGCTTTGTTCATTGGGGCATGGAACTTCAGCAATGTATGGATGCTCCCCTGTTCCATTCGATGCATTTCCAGGGTTCCTTCTTCCCGCGTGAAGTGCGCCCCGCCGAAATGATGGTCGAACCAGCCTTTGGCGAAGCAGTGATAGGCGAGCTGCGTGACCGCGGGCACAATGTCGTGGTGGCCGATCCCTGGACCGTGGGGCGTCTGACCGCAGCCCTGCGCGAGCCGGACGGGATGCTGCGCGCCGCAGCAACCCCCCGTCTGATGCAAGCCTACGCGGTGGGCCGATGA
- a CDS encoding universal stress protein gives MFKRIMAPVDLAHVERLAAALDCAADLAKHYGVPIVYVGVTSPAPGKLAHNPQEFAQKLDAFATSEAARHNIEALSHTAIAHDPTTEIDDALMRAIGETGADLVVMASHVPNVIDYIWPSNGGKLAERAKCSVMVVRA, from the coding sequence ATGTTTAAACGAATAATGGCGCCGGTCGATCTGGCTCATGTCGAGCGGCTCGCTGCCGCGCTCGACTGCGCGGCGGATCTGGCAAAACACTATGGCGTACCGATTGTATATGTGGGGGTCACCTCGCCGGCTCCCGGCAAATTGGCCCATAACCCGCAAGAGTTTGCCCAAAAGCTTGATGCTTTTGCCACGTCAGAGGCTGCCAGGCACAACATCGAAGCACTGTCGCATACCGCGATCGCACACGACCCCACGACCGAGATCGACGATGCGCTGATGCGAGCCATCGGTGAAACCGGCGCTGACCTCGTCGTCATGGCGAGCCACGTACCCAATGTTATCGACTACATCTGGCCGTCAAACGGCGGAAAACTTGCTGAGCGTGCAAAATGCTCAGTCATGGTCGTGCGGGCGTGA